TTTCGCTCGAACGCGAGGCCTTGCCAATGTGGCTTGCGCAAGGCGTGTGCGGATTCAAGACCCGGGGCCGTTTCCTGGACATTGGCACTCCGGAGTCCTATGCGCGGGCTCAGGTTGAGTCCTTTCTGGAGTTCCGGAACCCCGAAGCAGTCCTCGCTTGATCGGGTTTGCATGAGAACGAACGACCAAAATCCCAGACCGCGCGGAACCTGCGTTCTGCGCCTGGAGCGACTATGATCATCACTCGAACGCCCTATCGCATCTCCTTGTTCGGCGGCGGCACCGATTACCCGGCGTGGTACCGCGAGCATGGGGGCGCGGTGCTGGCGACCACCATCGACAAATACTGCTATCTGACTTGCCGATTCCTGCCTCCGTTTTTCGAGCATCGAATCCGCGTGGTTTATTCCAAGATCGAAAGCTGCAACGAAATCGATGAAATCCAGCATCCGGCGGTTCGCGAGGCGTTGCGCTATTTGAAGTTCAATCGCGGCGTCGAAATCCACCACGACGGCGATTTGCCCGCGCGCAGCGGCATGGGGTCGAGTTCGGCTTTCACCGTCGGCTTGCTGAACGCTCTGTATGCCGTTCGAGGTCAGATGGTGTCCAAGCAGGTTCTGGCCCGGGAAGGCATTCACCTGGAGCAGGAAATCCTTAAAGAGGCCGTCGGCTCGCAGGATCAAGTCTCGGCAGCCTATGGTGGATTCAATCACATTCTGTTTTCAAACTCCGGCGAGATTTCGGTTCGGCCAGTGGTCTTGCCGCCCGAACGCTTGCAGCACCTGACTTCGCACTTGATGCTCTTTTATACGGGGATCAAGCGGACCGCGGCTAAAGTGGTGGAGACGTACCTCACGGCGTTTGAATCCAAACGCCGACACCTCCGTATCCTTCGCGACATGGTCGATGAAGCGCTGTCGATCTTGTGCGGCAACGGCCATCTCGCGCAATTCGGAGAATTGTTGCACGAGTCCTGGCTCTCCAAGCGTTCGCTCGGCGACAAGATTTCCAATTCCGAAATCGACGAAATCTACGCCGCCGCCCGGTCCGAAGGCGCGATCGGCGGAAAGATCACCGGCGCAGGCGGTGGCGGATTTCTGTTGTTATTTGTCCCGCCCGAACGCCAACCCAGGGTGCGGGAGAAACTGGACCGGCTGCTGCACGTTCCCTTCGCGTTTGAAGGCTCCGGCAGCCAGGTCATCTTCTTCGACCCTGAGGAGGATTATGCCGCGCTGGAAGCGGACAAGAAGATCCGTTGCCTGGCGTCGTTCCGCGAACTGGAGGAGATGGAGGCGGCGCCTCCAATGAAAATGGCTCAAGCTTTTTGACCCGAAACTATCATGAGTAATGAGTACTATGGTCGCGCCTGCTGAAACCAACCTTGGGACTGCTCCGGATCGAGTTGCCTCCCAATCTAACTTGGACGTCTCTGCGCTAATCGAACGATCGGCCTGGCTCCGCAAGGAACTCTTCCGAATGGTGATTCGAACCAAGAAGGGGCATGTCCCGTCTTCGTTTTCGTGCGCTGAAATCCTGATCGCTCTTTTCTACGGCGGAATCCTTCGGTATCAGAAGGGCCGCCCGTCCGACCCGCTCCGGGATCGGATCATCGTCAGCAAAGGACACGCAGCGATGGCGCTGTATCCCATCCTGGCGGACGTTGGATTTGTGCCGGCGACCGAGCTGGAGAATTTCACACGCAAGGATTGTTTGCTTCGGATGTATGCGGATCCGAGCATTCCGGGCATCGATTCCATTTCCGGTTCCCTGGGCCACGGTCTGGGTATCGGCGCGGGAATGGCGCTGGCGGCAAAGCAAGATGGCCGCGACCAACGCGCCTTCGTCATTGTGGGGGACGGCGAATGCTACGAAGGCTCGGTTTGGGAGAGCGCAGTCTTTGCCAGCCACCAGCAACTCGGCAACTTGGTCGGCATCGTGGATCGCAATCGCCTGGCGATCATGGGGCCGACCGAGAATCTCCTCCAATTGGATTCGCTCGAAGAAAAATTCCGGAGCTTCGGCTGGGCGACCGTCTCGATCAATGGCCACTCCTATCGCGAAATCCTCGGCGCGCTGGGGCGCATCGGCCAGACCGGCGGACGTCCGCTGGCCATCATCGCCAACACGGTCAAAGGCAAAGGCATCTCCTTCATGGAAAACCGAAGCGAATGGCACAATCGAATGCCCGACGCGGCCCAGCAGGAGCAGGCCTGGCGCGATCTCGAAACGAATGTCATCACGGACTGACTATGGCATCGAAACACAAACTCATGCGGGACGTCCTCATCGAGGAGGTCTTCAGACAAGCTCAGCGCAATCGGAATATCCTTTTCATGAGCGCGGACCTCGGCGCTCAGGCCTTGGATGACTTTCGCGACAAACTGCCCGCCCAATTCGTTTATCCAGGCATTTGCGAACAAAACATGATCGACGTGGCCGCGGGCCTGGCCAGGTCCGGCAAGACCGTGTTCACCTACGCGATGGCCAGCTTCATCACGGCCCGCTGTTTCGAGCAACTCAAGTGCAGTCTGGCCGCGATGCAACAGCCAGTCACGGTGATTTCCGTGGGCGTGGGCCTGGGCTACGATGACGCCGGCCCCACGCATTACACGACGGAGGACATCGCTTGCATGCGCACCCTCTCCGGCATGGAAATCTGGACGCCGGCGGACGAAGAATCGACGCTCGAAATCACGCGCCTCTGTTGCGAGCGTCCCGCCCTGCGTTATTTGCGGCTGGAGCGGCCCGCTTTGCCGGCAATCTATCAAGGCACGTTTACTGAGAACCTGGAGGCCGGCCTTTGCGAAATTTCGACCGGCCAGGATGTCTGCATCGTTTCCAGCGGTTTCATGCTGCACCGGGCTTTGCAGGTACAGCAAGAACTGCAAAAGGCCGGCGTGGACGCGGGTGTCCTGGACCTTTTCCGGATCAAGCCGTTGAACAGCGCCGCGTTGCTCTCGACCTTGCAGGGCTATTCGAAGATTGTGACCCTGGAGGAGCAGGTGCTTGCAGGCGGATTCGGGAGCGCCATCTGTGAAGCGCTCGTGGATGAGGAAGTGCAAATCCCGGTGTTGCGGCTTGGCCTTCCCGATCGTTACTTCTTCGAGAATGGCGGGCGAAATCACGTTCTCGAGAAATACGGGCTGGGCGTCGCGCGCCTCACGGAGCGAATCCGGGAATTTGCGCTAAATACCGTTCCATTCTCCGACGCTGATTCGCTCGAACGCGCCTCGGTCATCGCCCTTTAACTTCGCGCCTCCATGAAAACCCCGCTCATCAAAGTCACTTCGCCGTCGTTCTGCAAAAACGAAGTTCTGACGCGCGAGCTCTCGGCGCGCGCCTTCCAGATCGTTCTCAATACGCGAGGCGACCGCCTGCACGGCCAGTCGTTGCGAGATTTTCTGGCAGATGCCGATGGCGCGATCATTGGCCTCGAGAAAATCGATGCGCCGTTGCTCGCTGCCTGCCCGCGGTTGCAGATTATTTCCAAGTACGGCGTGGGCCTGGACAACGTGGACCAAGAGGCCTGCCGAGACCGCGGTGTTGCCGTGGGCTGGACCCCGGGAGTCAATCGGAGATCGGTCGCGGAAATGACCGTTGGCCTCATGATCGGCCTCACGCGAAACCTGTTCGTCACCTCTCAAAAACTGCGGCTGGGCGAGTGGGACAAGAACGGGGGCCGCCAATTGTCGAATCTGCGCATCGGCATCATCGGGCTGGGGAACGTGGGCCAGGAGTTGGTCCGGCTCCTCAAGCCGTTCGACTGCACCGTGTGGGCCAATGACACTGCAGATCGGGATAGTTTCTGCCGAGACGAAGGCGTCATGTTGACGACCAAGGAAGCGATTTTCAGTTCGTCGGACATCGTCACGTTGCACGTGCCTTTCACCGATGAAACACGGTTCCTGATCAACGCCGACACGCTGGACCTCATGAAACCGGACGCGTTCTTGATCAATACCTCCCGCGGCGGCGTCGTGGACCAGGAAGCGTTGAAGATGGCTTTGAAGACGCGTCGGATTGCCGGTGCGGCGATCGATGTCTATGCCCACGAACCGCCGGACGATCACGAACTGCTGGAATTGCCCAACCTCGTTTGCACCCCGCACATCGCCGGGAATTCCTGGGAAGCTGTCGTCGCCATGGGCCGCAGCGCGATCCAGCACCTGGACGCATTCTTCAACGGCGGCGCGCTGCCCAACGTCATCGCCCCGACCGAATTCGACCTGCGCTATTTGCGAAAGACCGCGTGATTCTGAACCTTCGCAGCCGGTGATGGCGTCTTCTCCTCTTCCCATGAACCCGTCTTCCGGACCGTGGCCTTTAGGCCGCTTCAACGCTGGACTCCGGAGAGTGCGCGGAAGCAGCCTAAAGGCTGCGGTCCGCGCGGTTTTCGGTTCATCTAAAGCACAATCAGGAGAATCAGTTGCGGGGGGGGTGGCACAGGCTCTCGACCGATCACCGACTTAATGATTTAACCCTTTTCACCTTGTAACGACTTTGGGTGCCTCTATGAGCCTCACCGCTGACCTTGCTCCCGTTCGCCAGGCCAATCTCAACTGGCCCCTGATGCACAATAACATCACGCGGGATGATCTCGACGCGTTGATCGAATACCTCCAGGGCGACGATCCAATCCTGACGCAGTCTGCCCAGGTGCGCGCCTTCGAGCAGGAATGGTCCGAATGGTTGGGCGTCAAATACAGCGTGTTCGTCAACTCCGGATCCTCCGCGAACATGGTGACCATGGCCGCGCTGCGCGAGAGAATTCTCCGACACAATTCGCGCATTGAACCCCTGAACGATCCCCTCTCTCTGTCCCTCTCCCCCTCGGAGTGGGAGAGGGTGTCCGCAGGACGGGTGAGAGGGCCGTTCGTGGAGAACCGGGATGTGGGCGAAATCATCGTGCCCACGTTGACCTGGGTTTCAGACATCGCCTCGGTTCTGCATTGCGGGTTCAAGCCCGTGTTCGTCGATATCAACCCGCGCACGCTGGGCATGGACTCCGGAGAAATCCTGAAAAGGATTACGCCGAGCACGCGGGCTGTGTTCTTGACGCACATCCTGGGCTACAACGCGCTCGAACAAGAATTGATCGACGAACTCAAACATCGCGGAGTTCCGCTGATTGAGGATGTCTGTGAATCGCACGGCGCGACGTTCCAGGGGCGCAAACTGGGAACGTTCGGATTGATGTCGAATTTCTCGTTCTATTACGCCCATCACATGAGCACGATCGAGGGCGGCATGGTGTGCACGAACGATCCGGAGCTTTACGAGACGGCGCGCATGATTCGCTCGCATGGGATGGTTCGCGAAAGCACGTCCGAATCGGTCAAACAATCTTACAAGCGGCGCCATCCGGATCTGAATCCGGATTTCATCTTTGCCTTTCCCGCTTACAACTTCCGCAGCACGGAGCTGAACGCCGTCATCGGCCGCAACCAGCTCCAACGCCTCGACGAAAACAATCAGAAACGGACGCGGAACCTGCAGGTCTTTTTGGAGAATCTAGACCCGGTCAAGTATCAAATCGACTTCGCCGTCGAAGGAAGCTGTAACTACGCGTTCACGTTGATTCTGCGCGAGCCGGATGACGAACTCCGCGACCGCATCATGGTGTCCTTGCGCAAGCACGGAGTCGAGTTTCGCCGCGGCACTTCCGGCGGCGGCAACCAGCTTCGCCAGCCGTATCTCCGGCGTCTGTTCAGGGATGAATTCAAGAATTACCCGAAGGTGGACCATGTTCACTTCTACGGTTTTTACATCGGGAATTATCCGGATCTGGAGCCGGAGAAAATCCTGGCGGTTTGCGAGTTGTTGAACTCGTTGTGACGCTGTGATGGTGAACTGATCCTCTCCCCACTCCTCCGTCGCGGGGAGAGCAAGAATGAGGTGCGTGGTGGAAACTCTCAGCAATTCTCAATTTGACTTCGGTAGGGCGAGCCTGTCCCCAGCGAGCCGCTTCCAACGTGTTCCCAAGACGTCGGCCGCGGCTCGCCGGGACGGACTCGCCTTACCGCGGAAACGACGATTTAGACAGGTAATGATAGCGGGCAACTCTGCGCTACGCGTGACGCGAGCATGAACATGAAAAGGCAACTCGACGTCCTCTTCGTCAACGCGGACTCCTCCGCAACGGCCTACCAGGACTTGAGCAAAGATTACTCGGCGATCGAGACGCCGACCTGGAGCCTGCTCCTGGCCCAAAGTTGCCGGGCCAAAGGCTTCGAGGTCGCGATTCTGGATTGCGGCGCGGAACGGCTGGCCAATCCGGACGCCGTCCGGCGCGTGCGCGAGGCGAATCCGCGGCTGGTCTGTTTTGTGGTTTACGGGCAGAACCCCAACTCCGGAACGACCAACATGATCGGCGCCACCGCGCTGGCCCAGGATCTGAAAGCGGCGTTTCCGGAGTACCTCACGTGTTTTGTTGGCTCCCACGTCAGCGCTTTGCCGAAGGAAGTGCTGGCTCAGCCTTGCGTGGACATTGTCCTGCTCAACGAGGGAGTCTATGCCCTGCACAATCTCTTGCGGGCGGATTTGAAAAACGATCTGCCGAAAGTGCGCGGCATCGGCCACAAAACCTCCGGAGCGCCCGAGTTGAACCCGCCGGAGCGAGTCGTTCCCCAGGAACTAATGGACCAGGATTTGCCCGGTTACGCGTGGGATTTGCTGCCGTATCGGAGCAAGCCGCTCGACTTGTATCGCGCGCACTTCTGGCACGCGGAGTTTAGTCACAATTTGCGAACCCCGTTCGCTGCGATCTACACTTCGCTCGGCTGCCGGTTCAAGTGCGACTTCTGCATGATCAACATCCTGAATCGGACGGACAATGCCGACGGAGTCGTGTCGGCGAATTCCTCCGTCATGCGCTACTGGTCCGCCGATCTGATGCTTGAGGAATTCGACAAACTGCACGAGATGGGCGTCGAAACGATCCGGATTTCGGATGAGATGTTCTTTCTGGACCAACGGCATTTCGAGCCGTTGCTGAACGGGTTGGCCGAGCGGGGTTACAACTCGCGGATGTGGTCGTATTCGCGCGTCGATACGGTGCGGCCGAAATATCTGGAACTTTTCCGCAAGGCCGGAATTCGGTGGTTTTGTCTCGGGATCGAGGCGGCGAACCAAACGATCCGGCGCGAGGTTTCCAAGGGCACCTTCCAGGAAGTCAATATTCGCCAGGTGTGCCAGACGGTGCGGGACTCCGGGATCAACATCATCGCGAATTACATCTTCGGTTTCCCCGACGACACGTTGGAGACGATGCAGCAGACGCTCGACCTGGCCATCGAGTTGAACACGGAGATGGCCAACATGTATGCCTGCCAGGCGCTGCCCGGCAGCCCGCTCTACAACACCGCGAGAGCGAACGGCTGGAAGCTGCCGGACTCCTACGCCGGCTACGCCTTTCTCTCCTACGATTGTCTGCCGCTGCCGACGAAGCACTTGTCAGCGACGCAGGTGCTGAAATTCCGCGACGAAGCCTGGCCGAAGTATTTCACGAACCCCGCATACTTGAGCCTGGTCGAACGCAAGTTCGGTCCGGCGCAACGCCAGAACGTCGAGGATCTGGCCAAGATCAAACTCCGGCGCAAATTGCTCGGGGATTGAATAGAACGTAGGGCGGGCTTCCAGCCTACCCAAAAGAGATGGAGAGATCATGGCTAGGTGCCTGCCCGACTTTTGACTGGATCGGTGAACCCAAAAACCTGCTCAAACCGGAACTATGAAGACTTCGGAAGCTGTAATCGACTCGTTCCAAACCCAGACCAATATCCACCTGCACGCAGCAACCGACTGCCAAAACCAGGGCAAAGAGGAGGAGGCTCTTGCTCATCTTCAGGAAGCGTGTGAGCTGAGCGGAGAGAATCCGGAGATTGTCCGAAGCCTGGGCAGGCATCTTTTGCGTCTGGGAAGATATGGCCAAGCACGGAAACGATTCGAGCAACTCGCGCGCATCCTTCCGAATGACCCTTCTGCTCACTTGGGCGTGGCGCTAGCATGTCAAAAATGTGGCCCGCCCGAGCAGTTCGAACAAGCCTTGGCTAACACCCTCTCTCTCGATCCTCAAAACACGCAAGCCCTAAAACTTGAGGCGGATCTTCACTTTAGCCGAGGCGAACTGAAGGCGGCTCTGGACGGCTATCTGAAGATTCTTCCACAGAACCCCGATGATCTGGATGTTCTCCGTGCGCTCGCCGCGACACTTCTCAGAGGTGGTGAAAAGCGCATTGCTTCTGACGTGTACCAAAAGATTCTCCGGATTTGTCCGTCCGACTCGCTGGCGAGGCAGAATTTGAGCCTGCTCACCGGCGAAGCGAACAACAAACCGTCACGTGATAATGGAAATAGATCTGCTGCAATTCAAAACGGAACCCCAACCGTCCCATCTGCCGAGAGCACGGCCTTATGGTCTCAGACTCCTCCCGAGCTTGGCGACAACCGGGCATTCCCGGAGATTTCGCCTTGCTCAAGTCTGCAGCCAGCGTTGTCCTTCATGGCCGGACTCGGATTGTATCGGGAAGGAAGTCGTGAAGCCGCGATCGACGAGAGCTGGAAGGTCGTTCGCACCCTGTCGAAGGTCGAGAATTCTGAAGTGGCCTCGATGATTGGTCAGCCGGTGCTGAGGATCACAAGTGCCCTCTTGATGGAGTGCGGAAGGTTCGAGGAAGTCGTTGCTCTGTCCGAAGCGGGTTTGGGCCGCTTCTGCGAGGTTGCGCCGTCGGTGGATTACCTGCTCGCTTTGGCGCTGACGAAACTTCAGCGCCCCGCGGAGGCCATCGTCCGCCTGCGCCGCCTGATGTCTCGACTCAACCAATCCGGGTCATTTGAGTCGGGCATTCAGTCGCAAATCACGGCGAACCAAGTTGAGCATCTCTTGGCATCGAACGAGGCATGCGTGCACGACTTCGCATCAGCCGAGAAGACGTTTCGATGCATTGCCCAGCGCGATCCGACATCCCTCCCGGCACGCAGGGGGTTGGCCAGGGTGGCTGCAGCCAAGGGAGATATGGACCAGGCAGCGCGCTTGCTCGGCGAAACTCTGGAAGCGAATCCCTGGGACATCACGACCTGGAGAACAGGCCTGAACATTGCCGAAAGCCCCGGCGGTACGCTCGCTGACGACGCGGACCTACCACCTGTCCCAGTTCAAGAAATCTCGCCTCAGGATTGGGAGGACCTTTGCTTCGGGGCAGTGGCGGAACTGCTTCAGGAGGGACGAAACGCAGACGCGCTTAAGTTGATTGAGACGAATTTCGACAAAGAACACGCTGCCTACCGTGCTGTTCAATTATTGATTTCCTATAAGAGAGGGAGCGAAGACTTCAACAAACAGCTCTTTCGTGTTCAGGCTACGTCGGACCACCAAACAAGGGCCATCGACGGTGCGCTCCGCAAACTGAGACGGTCTGGCTCTGCGCCGGTGATCGACGCAATACTCAGAGGCCTCAGCGCGCGGGAAGCCGATCCGCGAAGCTCTGTCCCTGAATCTGCCGAACCATCGACGGTGGGCGTTGGCCGCCCGCAGGGGATTTCTTCAGAGTTCCTGCGAAGTCGGATCATTCATGATGACATTGCCCCCGACATCCAGGAGTTTTTCCGGAAGAGTGGAAACACGGAGCGAGCTCCCAAGATCGGAACCAAAGATGCACTGGCGGCCGGAATCGCCCGCTTGGTGAACAGGCACTTCGACTTCAAAGCGAACGCTCTAAACGCGCGTGCCAAGCGTGATCTGAAGAGAGAGGGGATCAGCCGCCTGGGCCGAGTATTTTCCGACGCCGAAGTGGGAGAAATCGTTGGCTACTTCCGAGCGCTTCCGGTTTACAGTAGTCACGTTTGGGCGCAGAGCGATGGAGTGCCCCGCTATCTTCATCAAGACGCCAAGCAACACCGATTTGGCAGCTATAAACAGTTGGAGATTCTGAACGCGCCGTACCTCCTGGAGGCCGCTCTAAGTCCAAAGATTCTAAATATTGCCGAAGAGTATCTTGGTTGTGCGCCTTTGCTTTTTTCGATCAACGCCTGGTGGAATTTCGGAGGGTTTCACAAGAGCGTCGGCCTGACCCAGGATTTCCATCGAGACCTGGATGACTATAAATTCCTTTCCTTTTTCATCTTTCTCACGGATGTAGGAGAAAACGGAGGGCAGCATACTTTCATTCGAGGAACCCACACCAAAGAAGCCTTATTTGACCACGTCCGCGACCGCGCGCTGGTTGAGTCCGTTTTTTCCGACGGGGATTATGGCAAGCCCAACTTTGCTGCTAACGCGGAGCGATTGGTTGGATTGATGGAGGACTTTCGCGGGGAGGCAGGGCAAGGATTCATCGCGGATACTTACGGCTTGCACCGCGGCGTTCCTTCTGAGCGCGATCGATTCGTCTGTTGGTGCCGATACGGGCTCCATAAGAACTATGCTTACGAATACGATCAAACTTGTCGGATCCCGACTTCACAACTGAATCGAAAGTTCATCCTGTCGGACAAGACGCGATTCATGACGAGTTTAATCCTCGACGACCAAAAGTAAGCCAATGATTAATAGTGTCGCCCGTGCCATTATAGAGATTTTCCAATCGGAAGTCTTTGTCGAGACTGGCATTCTTGATGGGGAGACGGCTCGAATTGTCAGGCGGTGGTTCAAGGAGTTGCCTCTTTTTGAGGTGGACGTTGAAAAAACCTGCTGCGACAAGGTTCGTCGCCTGTTGGACGGTGACTCAAAGGCGCAGGTCGTCATTTCCGATTCCGTGAAGTTTCTCAGAGAAAACCTCGCTGTTCTTGCTCAGAAAAAGAATCCCTTCTTCTACCTCGACGCGCATTGGGGTGGACCAAACCCCGATTCAGAATCCGATGTGGCTCCGGATCGCGCTCAAACGGTCTGGAACCAGGGCGCCAAAGCACGGAATACTTATTGGCCGTTGCGGGATGAAATCTCAACAGTCACAGGGATTGAGAAGTGTGTCGTGGCAATCGACGACTTCAAAACGCCCGGCAAGTGGTACGGCTTCGATCAATACGGTGTGAACGAATGCAGTGTCGAGTACATTCAAGACTTGATCGAGCATCGAACGGACTGCGTATTTTACGCCGCCAATTGCAATGTGGACGGTCGCGGCTGCGGGTTTGTGTTCCCGGGGTATCGGGAAAATCATTTGGACTGCTTGCTTGCGGGATTGCCTCTGATCAAGCAAAGGCTAAAATCCATCTCAACTTGAGGAAGAGTTAGAATTGCCACAACGATGCGCAACACATCCTGGCACGTTCTCAGCACGCGATTGATCTATGCGGCCAAACCCTGGGTCGAACTGAGTGTCCAGACAGTCCGTCTGCCGGACGGACGAGTGGTGGACGATTACCACCAGATTCGGCTGCCGGAATATTGCGTGGTCTATGCCGAGACCGCGAAGGGGCAGATTATTGCCGCTCGTCAATACCGCCATGGCGTGCGCGGCGAATGCATCACTTTGCCTGCGGGATTGATCGAAGAGGGCGAGAGGCCGTTGGAAGCCATGCAGCGCGAACTGCTCGAAGAAACGGGCTACACCGCGGACGATTGGATTTCGCTTGGAAGCTACGTGCCGCATTCCAACTACGGCTGTGGCAAGGCCCATTTGTTCTCAGCCCGAAACGCCTGCAAAGTCAAGGAACCGTGTTCCGGCGATTTGGAGGAGTCGGAAGTGCTGTTGTTCACGCGCGACGAATTGTTCCAGGCGATCATGGAAGGTCGGATCGCTTCGCTGAACATGATCGCTGCGGTCTCACTGGCGACAAATCCGAACTTCAGAGGGAGCGAATGATCGTCGTG
This DNA window, taken from Verrucomicrobiota bacterium, encodes the following:
- a CDS encoding kinase, giving the protein MIITRTPYRISLFGGGTDYPAWYREHGGAVLATTIDKYCYLTCRFLPPFFEHRIRVVYSKIESCNEIDEIQHPAVREALRYLKFNRGVEIHHDGDLPARSGMGSSSAFTVGLLNALYAVRGQMVSKQVLAREGIHLEQEILKEAVGSQDQVSAAYGGFNHILFSNSGEISVRPVVLPPERLQHLTSHLMLFYTGIKRTAAKVVETYLTAFESKRRHLRILRDMVDEALSILCGNGHLAQFGELLHESWLSKRSLGDKISNSEIDEIYAAARSEGAIGGKITGAGGGGFLLLFVPPERQPRVREKLDRLLHVPFAFEGSGSQVIFFDPEEDYAALEADKKIRCLASFRELEEMEAAPPMKMAQAF
- a CDS encoding transketolase, which gives rise to MSTMVAPAETNLGTAPDRVASQSNLDVSALIERSAWLRKELFRMVIRTKKGHVPSSFSCAEILIALFYGGILRYQKGRPSDPLRDRIIVSKGHAAMALYPILADVGFVPATELENFTRKDCLLRMYADPSIPGIDSISGSLGHGLGIGAGMALAAKQDGRDQRAFVIVGDGECYEGSVWESAVFASHQQLGNLVGIVDRNRLAIMGPTENLLQLDSLEEKFRSFGWATVSINGHSYREILGALGRIGQTGGRPLAIIANTVKGKGISFMENRSEWHNRMPDAAQQEQAWRDLETNVITD
- a CDS encoding 1-deoxy-D-xylulose-5-phosphate synthase is translated as MRDVLIEEVFRQAQRNRNILFMSADLGAQALDDFRDKLPAQFVYPGICEQNMIDVAAGLARSGKTVFTYAMASFITARCFEQLKCSLAAMQQPVTVISVGVGLGYDDAGPTHYTTEDIACMRTLSGMEIWTPADEESTLEITRLCCERPALRYLRLERPALPAIYQGTFTENLEAGLCEISTGQDVCIVSSGFMLHRALQVQQELQKAGVDAGVLDLFRIKPLNSAALLSTLQGYSKIVTLEEQVLAGGFGSAICEALVDEEVQIPVLRLGLPDRYFFENGGRNHVLEKYGLGVARLTERIREFALNTVPFSDADSLERASVIAL
- a CDS encoding hydroxyacid dehydrogenase — protein: MKTPLIKVTSPSFCKNEVLTRELSARAFQIVLNTRGDRLHGQSLRDFLADADGAIIGLEKIDAPLLAACPRLQIISKYGVGLDNVDQEACRDRGVAVGWTPGVNRRSVAEMTVGLMIGLTRNLFVTSQKLRLGEWDKNGGRQLSNLRIGIIGLGNVGQELVRLLKPFDCTVWANDTADRDSFCRDEGVMLTTKEAIFSSSDIVTLHVPFTDETRFLINADTLDLMKPDAFLINTSRGGVVDQEALKMALKTRRIAGAAIDVYAHEPPDDHELLELPNLVCTPHIAGNSWEAVVAMGRSAIQHLDAFFNGGALPNVIAPTEFDLRYLRKTA
- a CDS encoding CDP-4-keto-6-deoxy-D-glucose-3-dehydrase yields the protein MVTMAALRERILRHNSRIEPLNDPLSLSLSPSEWERVSAGRVRGPFVENRDVGEIIVPTLTWVSDIASVLHCGFKPVFVDINPRTLGMDSGEILKRITPSTRAVFLTHILGYNALEQELIDELKHRGVPLIEDVCESHGATFQGRKLGTFGLMSNFSFYYAHHMSTIEGGMVCTNDPELYETARMIRSHGMVRESTSESVKQSYKRRHPDLNPDFIFAFPAYNFRSTELNAVIGRNQLQRLDENNQKRTRNLQVFLENLDPVKYQIDFAVEGSCNYAFTLILREPDDELRDRIMVSLRKHGVEFRRGTSGGGNQLRQPYLRRLFRDEFKNYPKVDHVHFYGFYIGNYPDLEPEKILAVCELLNSL
- a CDS encoding radical SAM protein; translated protein: MNMKRQLDVLFVNADSSATAYQDLSKDYSAIETPTWSLLLAQSCRAKGFEVAILDCGAERLANPDAVRRVREANPRLVCFVVYGQNPNSGTTNMIGATALAQDLKAAFPEYLTCFVGSHVSALPKEVLAQPCVDIVLLNEGVYALHNLLRADLKNDLPKVRGIGHKTSGAPELNPPERVVPQELMDQDLPGYAWDLLPYRSKPLDLYRAHFWHAEFSHNLRTPFAAIYTSLGCRFKCDFCMINILNRTDNADGVVSANSSVMRYWSADLMLEEFDKLHEMGVETIRISDEMFFLDQRHFEPLLNGLAERGYNSRMWSYSRVDTVRPKYLELFRKAGIRWFCLGIEAANQTIRREVSKGTFQEVNIRQVCQTVRDSGINIIANYIFGFPDDTLETMQQTLDLAIELNTEMANMYACQALPGSPLYNTARANGWKLPDSYAGYAFLSYDCLPLPTKHLSATQVLKFRDEAWPKYFTNPAYLSLVERKFGPAQRQNVEDLAKIKLRRKLLGD
- a CDS encoding tetratricopeptide repeat protein — its product is MKTSEAVIDSFQTQTNIHLHAATDCQNQGKEEEALAHLQEACELSGENPEIVRSLGRHLLRLGRYGQARKRFEQLARILPNDPSAHLGVALACQKCGPPEQFEQALANTLSLDPQNTQALKLEADLHFSRGELKAALDGYLKILPQNPDDLDVLRALAATLLRGGEKRIASDVYQKILRICPSDSLARQNLSLLTGEANNKPSRDNGNRSAAIQNGTPTVPSAESTALWSQTPPELGDNRAFPEISPCSSLQPALSFMAGLGLYREGSREAAIDESWKVVRTLSKVENSEVASMIGQPVLRITSALLMECGRFEEVVALSEAGLGRFCEVAPSVDYLLALALTKLQRPAEAIVRLRRLMSRLNQSGSFESGIQSQITANQVEHLLASNEACVHDFASAEKTFRCIAQRDPTSLPARRGLARVAAAKGDMDQAARLLGETLEANPWDITTWRTGLNIAESPGGTLADDADLPPVPVQEISPQDWEDLCFGAVAELLQEGRNADALKLIETNFDKEHAAYRAVQLLISYKRGSEDFNKQLFRVQATSDHQTRAIDGALRKLRRSGSAPVIDAILRGLSAREADPRSSVPESAEPSTVGVGRPQGISSEFLRSRIIHDDIAPDIQEFFRKSGNTERAPKIGTKDALAAGIARLVNRHFDFKANALNARAKRDLKREGISRLGRVFSDAEVGEIVGYFRALPVYSSHVWAQSDGVPRYLHQDAKQHRFGSYKQLEILNAPYLLEAALSPKILNIAEEYLGCAPLLFSINAWWNFGGFHKSVGLTQDFHRDLDDYKFLSFFIFLTDVGENGGQHTFIRGTHTKEALFDHVRDRALVESVFSDGDYGKPNFAANAERLVGLMEDFRGEAGQGFIADTYGLHRGVPSERDRFVCWCRYGLHKNYAYEYDQTCRIPTSQLNRKFILSDKTRFMTSLILDDQK
- a CDS encoding NUDIX hydrolase; protein product: MRNTSWHVLSTRLIYAAKPWVELSVQTVRLPDGRVVDDYHQIRLPEYCVVYAETAKGQIIAARQYRHGVRGECITLPAGLIEEGERPLEAMQRELLEETGYTADDWISLGSYVPHSNYGCGKAHLFSARNACKVKEPCSGDLEESEVLLFTRDELFQAIMEGRIASLNMIAAVSLATNPNFRGSE